The following proteins are co-located in the Spinactinospora alkalitolerans genome:
- a CDS encoding outer membrane protein assembly factor BamB family protein, which yields MGEETGTDRRGGAVTCGIIGCLVVPLAVVGVVAAVGVRSGEYVSSPEVDGRVVWRSEAPEDGTEPSDLVGSWVMDGLIVRVDVNGLFGYAADDGAVRWSMPTEDGLCAMSEETSEGVGVVMVRSDASYSASEGPAHGTDRPCDTAVGVDLRNGERLWTRRHLLGEGVTEKEPMESHPAVAGSSVVVAVVGELVALDLHSGRTRWERGGFEVEGTGARRCPVGDVRARDGETVVAVADCGIGTGPLGVRLIDAEEGRETGAFRVERPETRQEAGQYSTVLATDPIVLGVMTDLSDVEIAGFDDDGTRRFVVDGANLRPDSVRGTTFSDNRPDTLVENGLLWVVENSGDCTSTVFGYDLRSGEKEREVEGSPAGQVRVVAVEDDRLILMARGKEAICFSTRAPQLYTAPVSGGELEPLSPPLEEPDIGPAVEDAALIWRDHRIHVLPSNAYGPGAVAIG from the coding sequence ATGGGCGAGGAGACGGGGACCGACAGAAGAGGAGGCGCGGTCACGTGCGGGATCATCGGCTGCCTGGTCGTGCCGTTGGCCGTCGTCGGCGTGGTCGCCGCGGTGGGGGTGCGCAGCGGCGAGTACGTGTCCTCTCCGGAGGTCGACGGACGCGTGGTGTGGCGCAGTGAGGCCCCGGAGGACGGCACGGAGCCATCGGACCTCGTCGGATCGTGGGTGATGGACGGGCTGATCGTGCGCGTCGATGTGAACGGCCTGTTCGGCTATGCCGCCGATGACGGCGCGGTGCGGTGGTCGATGCCGACGGAGGACGGTCTGTGCGCCATGAGCGAGGAGACCTCCGAAGGGGTCGGCGTGGTGATGGTCCGCAGCGATGCGTCGTACAGCGCATCCGAAGGGCCCGCACACGGGACCGACCGGCCGTGCGACACGGCCGTGGGCGTCGACCTGCGCAACGGCGAGCGGCTGTGGACTCGAAGGCACCTGCTCGGCGAAGGCGTCACGGAGAAGGAGCCCATGGAGTCGCATCCGGCCGTCGCGGGATCGAGCGTGGTCGTGGCCGTCGTGGGTGAGCTCGTGGCACTGGACCTGCACTCAGGCCGCACCAGGTGGGAACGCGGCGGATTCGAGGTCGAGGGCACCGGTGCCCGGCGGTGCCCGGTCGGCGACGTGCGTGCCCGAGACGGGGAGACCGTCGTCGCCGTGGCCGACTGCGGAATCGGGACCGGCCCCCTCGGCGTTCGGCTGATCGATGCCGAGGAGGGCCGCGAAACCGGGGCGTTCCGCGTCGAGCGCCCCGAGACGCGCCAGGAGGCCGGCCAGTACTCGACCGTGCTGGCCACCGACCCGATCGTCCTCGGAGTGATGACGGACCTGAGCGATGTGGAGATCGCCGGCTTCGACGACGACGGGACCCGCCGCTTCGTCGTCGACGGTGCGAACCTGCGTCCTGACAGTGTCCGGGGCACGACGTTCTCCGACAACCGCCCCGATACGCTGGTCGAGAACGGGCTGCTGTGGGTGGTCGAGAACAGCGGAGACTGCACCAGCACCGTGTTCGGCTACGACCTGCGCTCGGGCGAGAAGGAACGCGAGGTGGAAGGGTCGCCCGCGGGCCAGGTGCGGGTGGTCGCGGTCGAGGACGACCGGCTGATCCTGATGGCCCGGGGCAAGGAGGCCATCTGCTTCTCCACGCGCGCCCCGCAGCTCTACACGGCCCCCGTCTCCGGTGGCGAACTCGAACCGCTCAGCCCTCCCCTTGAGGAGCCCGACATCGGTCCGGCCGTCGAGGACGCGGCCCTGATCTGGCGCGACCACCGCATCCACGTGCTTCCCTCGAACGCCTACGGCCCCGGGGCCGTAGC
- a CDS encoding MFS transporter, translated as MSPSSDSPTTTSGGSTTSSSARVIAPLVFGGLTYAVAQTTIVPVVPQIQAATGADAGDVTWVITGFFVSSAALTVVAGRLGDLFGKKPVLLAVLALFGVGSVVAAVGGSLGAVVAGRVIMGTAGGVFPLSFAILGQHLPRDRAAFGMGLISSMFGLGGALGLPVGGLVADHLGYQGLFWGTAGMTVVSLVGIAVFVPGTLGSGSGRVDWGGALLLAASLGGMLTAISKGADWGWASAPVLGLFGAGVLALVVLVLVEQRIRDPLIDLALMRRRNVWVANLTACLVTVGQATSFLLIPQVVQMPAEGGVGLGVGVSQAGLFMLPAAIATMLAGPLTGRAVARFGMRPPLVVGAVATAAGLVVLAAGGAQPVAILVGAAVMGIGGGTAFAVLPMLISEAVPVRDLGAANGVNTIVRHISMAVAAQVAAAVLVLGTPAGELYPVRGAFVADFGVSALLGVLALLLVPLVRARPDRAAEESAPHPAEAEKTRC; from the coding sequence GTGTCGCCATCTTCCGACAGTCCCACCACCACCTCCGGCGGTTCCACCACCTCTTCCTCGGCCCGCGTCATCGCCCCGCTGGTCTTCGGCGGGCTGACCTATGCCGTGGCCCAGACCACCATCGTCCCGGTCGTGCCGCAGATCCAGGCGGCCACCGGTGCCGACGCAGGCGATGTGACCTGGGTGATCACCGGATTCTTCGTCTCCTCGGCCGCGCTGACCGTGGTGGCGGGCAGGCTGGGGGACCTCTTCGGCAAGAAGCCGGTGCTCCTCGCGGTGCTCGCGCTGTTCGGGGTCGGCTCGGTGGTCGCGGCGGTCGGCGGCTCGCTGGGCGCGGTCGTCGCCGGGCGGGTGATCATGGGCACGGCCGGCGGGGTCTTCCCGTTGTCCTTCGCCATCCTCGGCCAGCACCTCCCGCGCGACCGGGCCGCGTTCGGGATGGGGCTGATCAGCTCCATGTTCGGGCTCGGCGGCGCGCTGGGCCTGCCGGTGGGCGGGCTGGTGGCCGACCACCTGGGCTACCAGGGCCTCTTCTGGGGCACGGCGGGCATGACGGTCGTCTCGCTGGTCGGCATCGCGGTCTTCGTGCCCGGCACCCTGGGCAGCGGCTCGGGCCGGGTCGACTGGGGCGGCGCGCTGCTGCTGGCCGCCTCCCTGGGCGGGATGCTCACCGCGATCAGCAAGGGCGCGGACTGGGGCTGGGCCTCGGCTCCGGTCCTGGGGCTGTTCGGTGCGGGTGTCCTGGCCCTGGTGGTCCTGGTGCTGGTCGAGCAGCGGATCCGCGATCCGCTGATCGACCTGGCGCTGATGCGCCGGCGCAACGTCTGGGTGGCCAACCTGACGGCCTGCCTGGTGACCGTGGGTCAGGCGACGTCGTTCCTGCTCATCCCGCAGGTCGTGCAGATGCCGGCCGAGGGCGGCGTCGGCCTGGGCGTCGGCGTCTCCCAGGCAGGGCTGTTCATGCTGCCCGCCGCGATCGCCACCATGCTCGCCGGCCCGCTGACCGGCCGCGCCGTCGCCCGGTTCGGGATGCGGCCCCCGCTCGTGGTGGGCGCGGTCGCGACGGCCGCGGGCCTGGTGGTGCTGGCCGCCGGCGGTGCGCAGCCGGTCGCGATCCTGGTGGGCGCCGCGGTCATGGGCATCGGCGGCGGCACCGCGTTCGCCGTGCTGCCGATGCTCATCTCCGAGGCCGTTCCGGTGCGGGACCTGGGCGCGGCCAACGGCGTCAACACCATCGTCCGCCACATCTCCATGGCGGTCGCGGCGCAGGTGGCGGCGGCCGTGCTGGTCCTGGGGACGCCGGCGGGGGAGCTCTACCCGGTGCGGGGGGCGTTCGTGGCCGACTTCGGCGTGAGCGCGCTGCTCGGGGTCCTCGCCCTGCTCCTGGTGCCGCTGGTGCGGGCCCGTCCGGACCGCGCCGCCGAGGAGTCGGCCCCGCACCCGGCGGAAGCGGAGAAGACCCGCTGCTAG
- a CDS encoding LysR family transcriptional regulator, with translation MNLSLRQLEAYAAVARAESFTAAARELRVAQSSLSRTVLELERILGVRLFDRTTRSIRRTPEGEELLLVAERVLTAHRAEMTRLERYLAGERGGVTVATLPSIAAVLLPPVIAEFRARQPGIGVRILDGMSDLALRRVESGAADLAITIAHRLPGGLRSWPLVEDRFFAVLPARHARAGDPALRWSDFDGLQFIAIGADSSVRTLTDRAFAAADVRPAGVIEAGNVSTVGGLLAAGLGVSALPALVRVLMSFADHAHLPLTDPVVDRRLSVVLPAHRSPTPAAARFLDLLRGLKADDRPLPDDVRWV, from the coding sequence ATGAATCTGTCGCTGCGCCAACTGGAGGCCTACGCCGCCGTCGCCCGGGCGGAGAGCTTCACGGCGGCAGCGCGCGAGCTGCGGGTGGCGCAGTCCTCGCTCAGCCGGACCGTGCTGGAACTGGAGCGGATCCTCGGCGTCCGGCTGTTCGACCGCACCACCCGCAGCATCCGGCGCACGCCCGAGGGCGAGGAACTGCTGCTGGTCGCCGAGCGGGTGCTCACGGCGCACCGCGCCGAGATGACCCGGCTGGAGCGCTACCTCGCCGGTGAGCGGGGCGGCGTGACCGTAGCGACGCTGCCCTCGATCGCCGCCGTGCTGCTGCCGCCGGTCATCGCCGAGTTCCGCGCCCGCCAACCCGGCATCGGCGTGCGCATCCTGGACGGGATGTCCGACCTCGCGCTGCGGCGGGTCGAGTCGGGCGCGGCCGACCTCGCCATCACGATCGCGCACCGCCTCCCCGGCGGCCTGCGGTCGTGGCCGCTGGTCGAGGACCGGTTCTTCGCCGTGCTGCCCGCCCGGCACGCCCGCGCCGGCGACCCGGCCCTCCGCTGGTCGGACTTTGACGGGCTGCAGTTCATCGCCATCGGCGCCGACTCCAGCGTCCGCACCCTCACCGACCGCGCGTTCGCTGCGGCCGACGTGCGCCCCGCCGGGGTCATCGAGGCGGGCAACGTCTCCACCGTCGGCGGCCTGCTGGCCGCCGGGTTGGGCGTCTCGGCGCTGCCCGCGCTGGTCCGGGTGCTGATGAGCTTCGCCGACCACGCCCACCTCCCGCTCACCGACCCGGTCGTCGACCGGCGGCTCAGCGTGGTGCTGCCGGCGCACCGCAGCCCGACCCCCGCCGCCGCCCGCTTCCTCGACCTGCTGCGCGGGCTCAAGGCCGACGACCGCCCCCTGCCCGACGACGTCCGGTGGGTCTGA